Proteins encoded by one window of Shewanella avicenniae:
- a CDS encoding inosine/guanosine kinase, which translates to MKFPGQRKSKHYFPVKNRDPLLAQLIQQPKPTGTWICGIDQTLVDIEAKVDDALLARYQLPKGNSTLLEETQAEALYTELKAAGVISGQFAGGTIGNTVHNYSILADDRSVLFGVMSRQVEVGSYAYRYLCDTSSKVDLNHLQPVNGPIGRCFTLISENGERTFAISKGVMDKLSAEYINQQLVQGSSALVISAYLMRAAEGDGITQAAMTAIQYAKEADVPVVLTLGTRFLIEQDPQFWRDFIRDHVTVLAMNEEEGLALTGFDDPLLASEATLEWCDMVLTTAGATGLYTAGYAEESEKRETAHLLLPGVIPEFNRYEFSRPKRRRDCDAPIKVYAHISPYMGGPEQILNTNGAGDGALAALLHDLAANTFHKTNVPGSIKHSKGGLCYSSFSQICKYANRVAYEVLAQNSPRLSRGLPEREDSLEEAYWER; encoded by the coding sequence ATGAAATTCCCTGGACAACGTAAGTCCAAACATTATTTCCCAGTCAAAAACCGTGATCCCTTATTAGCGCAACTGATCCAGCAGCCTAAACCCACAGGCACCTGGATATGCGGTATTGATCAAACCTTAGTGGACATTGAAGCTAAGGTCGATGATGCGCTGTTAGCCCGTTATCAACTGCCGAAAGGTAACTCCACGCTGCTTGAGGAAACCCAAGCCGAAGCCCTGTATACGGAGCTCAAAGCTGCAGGGGTGATCAGCGGTCAGTTTGCTGGGGGCACCATTGGAAATACGGTACATAACTACTCGATTCTGGCAGATGACCGTTCGGTATTATTTGGGGTGATGAGTCGACAGGTTGAGGTGGGCAGTTACGCCTATCGTTATTTGTGTGATACCTCATCTAAAGTCGATCTCAATCATCTGCAACCGGTTAATGGACCTATTGGCCGTTGTTTTACCCTGATTTCAGAAAACGGCGAGCGTACCTTTGCTATTAGCAAAGGGGTGATGGATAAGCTTTCGGCTGAGTACATTAATCAACAGCTGGTACAAGGCAGCTCAGCACTGGTAATATCTGCCTATTTGATGCGGGCAGCTGAAGGTGATGGCATTACTCAAGCCGCCATGACCGCTATTCAATATGCCAAAGAAGCTGATGTTCCTGTCGTATTGACTTTAGGTACCCGCTTTTTGATTGAGCAAGATCCGCAGTTTTGGCGTGATTTTATTCGCGACCATGTCACTGTGCTGGCGATGAACGAAGAGGAAGGGCTGGCGCTGACGGGCTTTGATGATCCGCTACTTGCCAGTGAAGCGACCCTTGAGTGGTGTGATATGGTGTTGACCACGGCGGGTGCGACTGGGCTCTATACTGCCGGTTACGCTGAAGAGAGTGAAAAGCGCGAAACGGCTCATTTGCTGTTGCCGGGGGTCATTCCTGAGTTTAATCGCTATGAGTTTTCGCGTCCGAAGCGCCGTCGCGACTGTGATGCACCTATTAAGGTCTATGCCCACATTTCGCCTTACATGGGTGGGCCTGAGCAGATCCTAAATACCAATGGCGCGGGTGATGGTGCGTTAGCTGCACTGCTACATGATCTCGCGGCCAATACCTTCCATAAGACCAATGTACCTGGGTCTATCAAACACAGCAAAGGCGGCTTGTGTTATTCCTCGTTCTCACAAATTTGTAAGTACGCCAACCGTGTAGCGTATGAAGTGTTGGCGCAAAATAGTCCACGATTATCGCGCGGTTTACCCGAACGCGAAGACAGCCTTGAAGAGGCCTATTGGGAAAGATAA